In Odocoileus virginianus isolate 20LAN1187 ecotype Illinois chromosome 5, Ovbor_1.2, whole genome shotgun sequence, a single window of DNA contains:
- the NSUN4 gene encoding 5-methylcytosine rRNA methyltransferase NSUN4 isoform X2 — translation MAALVVRGVRDLLKRAGFATIPRRQRHKKKWASTEPKFPATRLALQNFDMTYSVQFGDLWPSIRVSLLSEQKYGALVNNFASGDHVSAELEQLKARDFVNEAIFHREPEPENSQTAAPSPASWACSPNLRCFTFTRGDVSRFPPARRGSLGLMDYYLMDAASLLPVLALGLQPGDTVLDLCAAPGGKTLALLQTGCCRNLAANDLSTSRTSRLQRVLHNYVPQDVRDKNRVRVTSWDGRKWGELEGDTYDRVLVDVPCTTDRHSLHEEENNIFQRSRKKERQMLPMLQVQLLAAGLLATKPGGHVVYSTCSLSHLQNEYVVQGAIELLDNQYSIKVQVEDLTHFRKLFMNTFYFFPSCQVGELVIPNLMANFGPMYFCKMCRMT, via the exons ATGGCTGCGCTCGTAGTGAGAGGTGTTCGGGACTTGCTGAAGCGTGCGGGCTTTGCGACGATCCCGCGGAGACAACGACATAAGAAGAAATGG GCTTCCACAGAGCCCAAATTTCCTGCTACTCGACTGGCTCTGCAGAATTTTGACATGACCTACAGTGTGCAATTTGGAGATCTCTGGCCGTCGATCCGGGTCAGTCTCCTCTCAGAGCAGAAGTATGGTGCACTGGTCAATAACTTCGCTTCTGGGGATCATGTGAGTGCTGAGCTGGAGCAGCTGAAGGCCAGGGACTTTGTGAATGAAGCTATCTTCCACAGGGAACCAGAGCCTGAGAATAGCCAAACTGCTGCTCCATCCCCTGCGTCCTGGGCTTGCAGTCCAAATCTTCGTTGTTTTACTTTCACCAGAGGGGATGTCAGCCGTTTCCCTCCTGCCAG GCGTGGCAGCCTGGGTCTCATGGATTACTACCTGATGGATGCTGCCTCCTTGCTGCCTGTCCTGGCCCTTGGCCTGCAGCCTGGTGACACCGTGCTTGACCTGTGTGCAGCCCCTGGGGGAAAGACATTAGCATTGCTTCAGACTGGCTGTTGCC GCAATCTTGCTGCCAATGATCTCTCCACATCACGAACGAGCAGGCTACAGAGGGTCCTTCACAACTATGTGCCTCAAGATGTCAGGGATAAGAATCGAGTTCGAGTCACATCATGGGATGGCAGGAAGTGGGGAGAATTGGAGGGGGACACCTATGACCGG GTGCTAGTGGATGTGCCTTGTACCACAGACCGCCACTCCCTTCATGAGGAGGAAAACAACATCTTTCAGCGTTCGAGGAAGAAGGAGCGGCAGATGTTGCCTATGTTGCAGGTGCAGCTTCTTGC GGCTGGACTCCTTGCCACCAAACCAGGAGGCCACGTTGTCTATTCCACCTGCTCACTTTCACACTTACAGAATGAGTATGTGGTGCAAGGTGCCATCGAGCTCCTGGACAATCAATACAGCATCAAGGTTCAGGTGGAAGACTTGACTCACTTCCGAAAGCTTTTCatgaacacattttatttcttcccatcCTGCCAAGTTGGGGAGCTGGTAATCCCAAACCTCATGGCCAATTTTGGGCCTATGTACTTTTGCAAAATGTGTAGAATGACGTAG
- the NSUN4 gene encoding 5-methylcytosine rRNA methyltransferase NSUN4 isoform X3, whose protein sequence is MTYSVQFGDLWPSIRVSLLSEQKYGALVNNFASGDHVSAELEQLKARDFVNEAIFHREPEPENSQTAAPSPASWACSPNLRCFTFTRGDVSRFPPARRGSLGLMDYYLMDAASLLPVLALGLQPGDTVLDLCAAPGGKTLALLQTGCCRNLAANDLSTSRTSRLQRVLHNYVPQDVRDKNRVRVTSWDGRKWGELEGDTYDRVLVDVPCTTDRHSLHEEENNIFQRSRKKERQMLPMLQVQLLAAGLLATKPGGHVVYSTCSLSHLQNEYVVQGAIELLDNQYSIKVQVEDLTHFRKLFMNTFYFFPSCQVGELVIPNLMANFGPMYFCKMCRMT, encoded by the exons ATGACCTACAGTGTGCAATTTGGAGATCTCTGGCCGTCGATCCGGGTCAGTCTCCTCTCAGAGCAGAAGTATGGTGCACTGGTCAATAACTTCGCTTCTGGGGATCATGTGAGTGCTGAGCTGGAGCAGCTGAAGGCCAGGGACTTTGTGAATGAAGCTATCTTCCACAGGGAACCAGAGCCTGAGAATAGCCAAACTGCTGCTCCATCCCCTGCGTCCTGGGCTTGCAGTCCAAATCTTCGTTGTTTTACTTTCACCAGAGGGGATGTCAGCCGTTTCCCTCCTGCCAG GCGTGGCAGCCTGGGTCTCATGGATTACTACCTGATGGATGCTGCCTCCTTGCTGCCTGTCCTGGCCCTTGGCCTGCAGCCTGGTGACACCGTGCTTGACCTGTGTGCAGCCCCTGGGGGAAAGACATTAGCATTGCTTCAGACTGGCTGTTGCC GCAATCTTGCTGCCAATGATCTCTCCACATCACGAACGAGCAGGCTACAGAGGGTCCTTCACAACTATGTGCCTCAAGATGTCAGGGATAAGAATCGAGTTCGAGTCACATCATGGGATGGCAGGAAGTGGGGAGAATTGGAGGGGGACACCTATGACCGG GTGCTAGTGGATGTGCCTTGTACCACAGACCGCCACTCCCTTCATGAGGAGGAAAACAACATCTTTCAGCGTTCGAGGAAGAAGGAGCGGCAGATGTTGCCTATGTTGCAGGTGCAGCTTCTTGC GGCTGGACTCCTTGCCACCAAACCAGGAGGCCACGTTGTCTATTCCACCTGCTCACTTTCACACTTACAGAATGAGTATGTGGTGCAAGGTGCCATCGAGCTCCTGGACAATCAATACAGCATCAAGGTTCAGGTGGAAGACTTGACTCACTTCCGAAAGCTTTTCatgaacacattttatttcttcccatcCTGCCAAGTTGGGGAGCTGGTAATCCCAAACCTCATGGCCAATTTTGGGCCTATGTACTTTTGCAAAATGTGTAGAATGACGTAG
- the NSUN4 gene encoding 5-methylcytosine rRNA methyltransferase NSUN4 isoform X1, which produces MGSPHLSRAPFSGLSCSPGISSLAGQPSSLPRPILSPPPPPSSPTPQALLRPGGCCFEPCSPHLGRPSCREPILLGSSPPSPCVERFRLVGSPPARQRSAHCSWISPPRTPRLCPRGPYIDQQSYLCYYGGYPPALVTNPVTSPPLTHVPLETGPTISPPLTHRSLGTGLVISPPLAHRHVETRPIISPPPQRVLGTGAMTSTLLSSWSSGRSYNDPPLSSASSPPTDNFYHGHVKHLDSHEPKPQLDPTFGKNYCGSPLSSQPGTSSSPSSPQEGSYHYSHLPPESHIPAPGNPYYAIHLSPGSPGNSQLQDSRKPCFESIYSWETGGSSYFRITPGAMISGPPCPQEPPLPLSSHCPCSAFFPSPPGNQFMNPPQSPPCRSCKESPLPVPVCPRAKSPKSSEASTEPKFPATRLALQNFDMTYSVQFGDLWPSIRVSLLSEQKYGALVNNFASGDHVSAELEQLKARDFVNEAIFHREPEPENSQTAAPSPASWACSPNLRCFTFTRGDVSRFPPARRGSLGLMDYYLMDAASLLPVLALGLQPGDTVLDLCAAPGGKTLALLQTGCCRNLAANDLSTSRTSRLQRVLHNYVPQDVRDKNRVRVTSWDGRKWGELEGDTYDRVLVDVPCTTDRHSLHEEENNIFQRSRKKERQMLPMLQVQLLAFAYSRISHYGRELIYSWIGKALFIYLDVWFFTVGPEEGIHRAWTPSLACRC; this is translated from the exons ATGGGCTCACCCCACTTGTCCAGAGCTCCTTTCTCTGGCCTCTCTTGTAGCCCTGGAATTTCTTCCCTAGCCGGCCAGCCCTCCTCCCTACCCCGACCAATTCTTTCCCCGCCGCCACCGCCCTCCTCCCCAACCCCGCAGGCTCTTCTGCGCCCAGGGGGGTGTTGTTTTGAACCCTGTTCTCCACATCTAGGAAGGCCCTCCTGCCGGGAGCCTATCCTGTTGGGTTCGTCCCCTCCAAGTCCTTGTGTTGAGCGGTTCCGCCTTGTGGGGTCACCCCCTGCCCGTCAGCGGAGCGCTCATTGCAGCTGGATCAGTCCTCCGAGAACACCACGTCTCTGTCCCCGAGGCCCTTACATAGACCAGCAGAGTTACCTCTGTTACTATGGTGGATACCCTCCAGCCCTGGTAACCAACCCGgtgacctcccctcccctcactcaTGTGCCTTTGGAAACTGGCCCCACGATTTCACCTCCTCTTACTCATAGGTCCCTGGGAACTGGGCTTGTAATTTCACCTCCCCTGGCCCATCGGCATGTGGAAACTAGACCTATAATTTCTCCACCTCCTCAGAGGGTTTTGGGTACTGGGGCCATGACCTCTACTCTGCTCTCTTCCTGGTCCTCAGGGAGAAGTTACAATGATCCTCCTCTTTCCtcagcatcttccccacccactgaCAACTTTTACCATGGCCATGTTAAGCATCTAGACTCTCATGAACCTAAACCACAGCTTGACCCGACTTTTGGGAAAAATTATTGTGGCTCCCCACTTTCCTCTCAGCCAGGCACATCTAGTTCTCCCAGCTCACCTCAGGAGGGCTCTTATCACTATTCCCATCTTCCCCCAGAGTCTCACATACCTGCCCCTGGGAACCCTTACTATGCCATCCACCTATCCCCTGGGAGTCCTGGCAACTCCCAGTTACAGGATTCCAGGAAGCCTTGCTTTGAGTCCATTTATTCCTGGGAGACTGGTGGTAGCTCTTATTTCCGAATAACCCCAGGTGCTATGATTTCTGGTCCCCCCTGTCCCCAGGAACCACCTCTTCCCCTGTCCTCCCACTGTCCTTGTTCTGCCTTCTTCCCTTCACCTCCAGGCAACCAGTTTATGAATCCACCCCAGTCACCCCCCTGCAGAAGCTGTAAGGAATCCCCTCTCCCTGTGCCTGTTTGTCCCCGAGCAAAGTCTCCCAAATCCTCAGAG GCTTCCACAGAGCCCAAATTTCCTGCTACTCGACTGGCTCTGCAGAATTTTGACATGACCTACAGTGTGCAATTTGGAGATCTCTGGCCGTCGATCCGGGTCAGTCTCCTCTCAGAGCAGAAGTATGGTGCACTGGTCAATAACTTCGCTTCTGGGGATCATGTGAGTGCTGAGCTGGAGCAGCTGAAGGCCAGGGACTTTGTGAATGAAGCTATCTTCCACAGGGAACCAGAGCCTGAGAATAGCCAAACTGCTGCTCCATCCCCTGCGTCCTGGGCTTGCAGTCCAAATCTTCGTTGTTTTACTTTCACCAGAGGGGATGTCAGCCGTTTCCCTCCTGCCAG GCGTGGCAGCCTGGGTCTCATGGATTACTACCTGATGGATGCTGCCTCCTTGCTGCCTGTCCTGGCCCTTGGCCTGCAGCCTGGTGACACCGTGCTTGACCTGTGTGCAGCCCCTGGGGGAAAGACATTAGCATTGCTTCAGACTGGCTGTTGCC GCAATCTTGCTGCCAATGATCTCTCCACATCACGAACGAGCAGGCTACAGAGGGTCCTTCACAACTATGTGCCTCAAGATGTCAGGGATAAGAATCGAGTTCGAGTCACATCATGGGATGGCAGGAAGTGGGGAGAATTGGAGGGGGACACCTATGACCGG GTGCTAGTGGATGTGCCTTGTACCACAGACCGCCACTCCCTTCATGAGGAGGAAAACAACATCTTTCAGCGTTCGAGGAAGAAGGAGCGGCAGATGTTGCCTATGTTGCAGGTGCAGCTTCTTGC TTTTGCCTATTCTAGAATTTCACATTACGGAAGAGAGTTGATTTACAGCTGGATTGGAAAAGCTCTGTTTATCTATCTGGATGTCTGGTTTTTCACTGTTggccctgaagaaggaattcatagggcctggactccctCTCTGGCCTGTCGGTGCTGA